The region tttttcatAGTTGAGATCGGTTTTGATAGGTTCTAATTGTCAAATGAAACCTATAAATACCATAATAGTTCTAGATTTTTGGATATATACATAAACACAATAAATGTTGAATTTTGTTCATTGTTTTTCTTCCCTTCTTAATGACTACAAACTGATAATTCATCATATTCAAAGTTAAATCTTAAATTGATTGTTGTATTCTCAACACATATTCTAGACGGACAATTTTtgtcttatgacacttatatctCAATCTTTGATGTTTATGTTTGTGTTTCACTACTTGATTCAAGTATGTTCTTTAATTTGTATTTGTATTAAATGACACTACATTAAGGTGTGTCTCGATCTTTgatttttgtgtttgtgtttcaCATTCAAGTATTTCTTTGATTTTGTATTGTACtaataaaaaaaaatgcataGTGATTAGAACTTGATATACCattcacaaatatcaaacatTAGAATCCATGTTTATAAACCAGGTTGTGCTAATCTTACTCTAAACATTTATTGTTTAGTGACCTTACATGTAGTGTTTACCAATGAAAATTGATTAGTAAATGACCAAATAAAATAGAAATGTTAATTCTCTtatgtattttgttttattttatattactTATCAAAATCTCTTTATAAATAATgaagtttttattatttataaagaTAATAACAATCGGTAATTAACTCTTATTTTTGTCATGTTAATATGCCATAGAGTGATTATTTCAATGATAATCTAACACCATTTTTGAAGAGTTATTGTGTTTTGGAGTCATTAGCCTTAGACTTTTAGTAAAATAATGAAGTTTTATACTCTTAAAGACGCATTGTGTGGTATCTTTTTGTGTATAGTTTGCAATTCAAATAAAAATTCAAGAATAAGCTTATTTATGAATAAACTTCCTTTTAtagataattaaatattttattacacTAACAAGACACGAATGAAATAAAGTTACTAATTTAATTAGTGTAGACACGTTTTTTCAAATCTATTATCATAatcaaagtatcatgtttttatgaatataatCGATTTCATGGTAGGTAAATTTTTGTCAAACCTATTAACTATTATACCATAATGGAACGATTAGTTTTTTTTATCAGTAATTGATTTTGTGTAGTATACTTTTTTTTGAATATGTCTTTTATGTTGGAAAAAATATATTATCTGAATTTGTTATCTAATCTATGAAATGATTGGACACAGCAAACACCTAAAGAAATAAAAAGTTATGCACGTCGAAAATCATATTAAGGCCTCTTTCACGACGTCGTTCCTAACAAATCGCCTAAAGATCCGGTTAACAGATCAATCCACAGGATTCACCGATTTTGGGTGCATTTATTTCTAGTCCTTTTCACTGACGTTTCTATTGCAGCTCTCACAACAGAAAAAATCTATCCACCTGTCTCTCAATGGTTAATGCTGCTTCGAACATCTATCTCTCCATCTCTGCTTCCGATTTCTATGTGAGTTTTCTTGTTTAAAACCCAGATAATATGTTGCATTATCGATTCAAATCTGTAGTTTGATAGAAGAAAGGATCTTTTGCATTTTTTCTCAATTTATTTAGTTTCCGGTGGCTCAAATGCAGAATTAAAACAATTTGTAGCGAGTTCTCTTGTTTCTACTTACTAATTCTGCGTGCTTCTTGTTTCGAGCTTCAAATCTGTGATTTTTTTGTGAAATTTCATGTGGGTTTTCTTGTTTCCGCTTCCCAATTGTATGTGGATTTTTCTTGCTTCAAACAAGATAGTATGTCGCAGTCTTGCAGACTTGCAGTATCGACTCAGAACTGTAATTTGTTTCTGAAACACAAGTGGGTATTTCTAAAAGAAACGATCTTTTGTGTTTTCTCAATTTGTTTACTTTATGCTGTTTCAGATACAGAATTAAATCAATTTATAGTTAGCATTCTTCTTTCTGCTTATCAAATTGTTTGTGGGTTTCTTGATTCGACCTAGAGGACGATCGATCCATATCAGTAATTTCTTTTTGATACTTCATGTGGGTCTTGATAAAAGCCACGATATTTTGTATTTTCTCAAATTTCTTAGCTTTTTGCCTCTTCAAATGCGAAACTAAAACACGGTTTTCCTACCAAGTTTTTTCAAAATTTGTTATCTTTAAAGGGGCAAATGAGCAAGCTTTTCAACTTCAAAATTGATTAGGTTTATGTGAGTTATCGATGAATTCAATTACTTTTAACTGGAAATCTTATCGTTTCGTTAGCAGGATTAGTAAATAAACACCAAGATTTTTTTGTAACTTTCTGTTACAAGAATGGGGATCGAAACGATCAAGGAGTTATCATGGTTTACTACTATTTGGAAATCTTCACGGAAACCCACAATCTTGGAGCCCAAAAAACCCTTAATCGGGATCATGTCATTCGAAGTCTCCAGATTAATGGCAAAAATAGCTAACTTATGGCAATTCCTATCCGATAAACAAATGACCCGGTTACAAGAACAACTCAGCAACTCAATTGGAACTCAGAAACTCGTTTCAGATGACCACAATTACCTCATGGAGCTTGCACTACTTGAAATCCTAGAAAACATCAATTGTGTGGCTCAAGCCGTGGCTAGGCTCGGGAAAAAGTCGACAGATCCAATTTATCATAATCTTGAACACATTTTTGATAACCCTCTTGAAATCGATGTTAATTGGTGTGGGTGGGAgtataaattgaagaaaatggaAAAACAGGTTAAAAAAATGAAGAGATTTGCTGCAGTTACTTCACAGTTGTATGAAGAATTGGAAGTGTTATATGAGCTCGAAAACGGTTTAcaaagaaagcaagaaaataacacAGATCCAACAAAATTACACGAGTTTGAAAAGAAAGTGATGTGGCAACGTGAAGAGGTCGCTGGTCTACGTGAGATGTCAGTGTGGGTTCGCCCGTATGATTACATTCTCAGACTACTAGTTCGATCGCTTTTCACAATAGTCAATAGGGTGAAGGGCGTTTTCGGAATAACACAAAGATCCTCGGCTCATATCTCACGTGGAGGAAGTGATATTCGCAAGGGTAGTTGTTTTGCGCGAAGTAATTCCATTTCTGCCCTTGTATCGGTCTACCCTTTCGAACGTGACATCAAGAGGTCAGCATCGAATCTTGGTGATAAAGCTATAAAATCAAGAAACTCGGGTCATATCAAATCACTCAAAACGGGTTACATTTTGTTCGATTCCAAGAAAAGATTGTTACATGAGCAAAAACCAACACTTGGTGATGCGGGTTTATCTCTTCATTATGCAAATGTGATTATATTTATTGAAAGATTAGCGATTTCGCCTCACTTTATTTGTCCTGAAGCACGAGGAGATCTTTATCAAATGTTAACCACAAGAATCAAGAACTCATTTAGAGTGAAAATTAGAAACGAGGGTTTCAAGGTTTATAGCCGTGATGTTGCACATGAGTGGAGTTCATTGATGCAAAAAACACTCGATTGGTTGGGCCCACTTGCTCATAATATGATAGAATGGCATTCTGAGAGGAATTTTGAGAAGCAACGAATGGGTTTGGGAGGAAATGTGCTTCTTGTTAATACTTTACATTATGCGGATCAAGTGAAGTGTGAAGATGCAATTACAGAGCTTGTAATGGGGCTTCATTATGTTtcaagatttgggagagagattAATGATAAGGCTTTTTTGGGGTCTGGGTGTGGTATGGAGTGTGAGGATTATTCGGTTCATAAGTGTAAGATAGGTTCGATTGGGTTATATGACTAATTGGGTGTGAGATTTCTGTCTTCTTGACATAATTGTATTTGTTGAGAACTTGTTTAGTTTATATGGATAAAGTATAAACATGGTTCTCTTTTGAGATGGATGAGTCTCATGTAGAGTGTAAACTTAGGTCTTGTTTATTGTTGTTGTAAAATGTAAATAACATTCCACGTTGCTGGATGCTCGTGGTTTGTTTGGAACCTTAGCGTGTCTTGGTGCATTTGACAATTTTACTATCATTTGTATAAAGTTTCGTGTGAGGTGTTTGTTTAAGTTTTGTAATATAAAATGTTTAGGTTTGTTTGTTATATAGAACTGTAATGTAATAGTATCTAAGGATATAAGGTTACCCCTTTATCTTATGTATATCTACAGGTATTAGTGTTATTATAAATTCACATCAAGACGCCTAAATGTGGTATGTCATTCAATTATCTCGCACAATAGAATTGGAAAAGCTTTTACACCATCGAGCTTAAAATCGAAGAGAAGGAAAGAGAAGGTAAGGAAATGTAGAGAAAACCCtccacatttctttcatttcattaccatttttaaatgaaaatcgAGAACACTGTCTTTTTTCTTTTTACTACCCTTTcttagaaaaaatataaaaaagaataCTATCATTATTTAAGTAAAACTCAAAAAATGAGGTTTAGGTTTAAACCAAAGGGAAAAATGATTGGTAACTATGTTACAAAATCGTTCAAAAAACATCATTTAAGTTTGGTATGTACAACAAATATTATCAAAATAAAGCCTTTGTACAAAAAACACTAACGAACAACATAATTTGTTGAAATTTCACCTTATAGTAACCGGTCCTTACCGGTAAAAAATaattaaaggaaaaaaaaaacaagaaaaaatgACTCTAAACTGTATCTATGTTTCAAAATCattcaaaaaacaccatccaagttTGATATGAAATATCATCCAACTAAGGTTTTTGTACAAAAAAAACATCAACAAACTATATGTTTTGTTCAAATATTACCCACAGTAACCGACTCTTATAGGTTAATAGATGACTTTGTCTAATTATTATGACATGACAAAATAATTAGTGACAAGACATTAATTGATATATTCatcatttaaaaattaatttgcGGCTTCTTCATGAACAATTGACTTCTTCTCCTGTGAtgatctccaactcaatctcacaAAATTTAAAGACACATAAGATATTTTATGATAAAACCCTTTGTGGTTGTGGGCATCCTTCTCGAATTTGGATGAAAACTAATCCTGTCAAAAACTTCAAGGTTTGTCCCAACCGAATGGTAACTTTAACCGAAATCTTTATCATGTCTTTTTCCTATGTTTTTTAATACATATCTATGTAAGCTATTGCTATGGATAGTATAACAATCTTAAGCAATACActtttttgaatatatatatatatatatatatatatatatatatatatatatatatatatatatatatatatatatatatgtcaattTGTAACCTGACAACAATAATAacgtgattaatatatatatatatatatatatatatatatatatatatatgctaattTG is a window of Lactuca sativa cultivar Salinas chromosome 1, Lsat_Salinas_v11, whole genome shotgun sequence DNA encoding:
- the LOC111906563 gene encoding protein PSK SIMULATOR 3 gives rise to the protein MGIETIKELSWFTTIWKSSRKPTILEPKKPLIGIMSFEVSRLMAKIANLWQFLSDKQMTRLQEQLSNSIGTQKLVSDDHNYLMELALLEILENINCVAQAVARLGKKSTDPIYHNLEHIFDNPLEIDVNWCGWEYKLKKMEKQVKKMKRFAAVTSQLYEELEVLYELENGLQRKQENNTDPTKLHEFEKKVMWQREEVAGLREMSVWVRPYDYILRLLVRSLFTIVNRVKGVFGITQRSSAHISRGGSDIRKGSCFARSNSISALVSVYPFERDIKRSASNLGDKAIKSRNSGHIKSLKTGYILFDSKKRLLHEQKPTLGDAGLSLHYANVIIFIERLAISPHFICPEARGDLYQMLTTRIKNSFRVKIRNEGFKVYSRDVAHEWSSLMQKTLDWLGPLAHNMIEWHSERNFEKQRMGLGGNVLLVNTLHYADQVKCEDAITELVMGLHYVSRFGREINDKAFLGSGCGMECEDYSVHKCKIGSIGLYD